Within Anguilla anguilla isolate fAngAng1 chromosome 11, fAngAng1.pri, whole genome shotgun sequence, the genomic segment GAGCGCATATTCAGatcagtacattacattacacatttatttagcagacgcttttatccaaagcgacgtacaaaagtggcACACAGTACGCAGTGTGTCAGTGCGCtgtagcacagtcagtgtgtcagtgagctgttctgcagtcagtgtgtcagtgagctgtagcacagtcagtgtgtcagtgagctGTAGCgcagtcagtgtgtcagtgagctgtagcacagtcagtgtgtcagtgagctgttctgcagtcagtgtgtcagtgagctgtagcacagtcagtgtgtctgtgcactgtagcacagtcagtgtgtcagtgagctgtagcacagtcagtgtgtcagtgagctGTAGCgcagtcagtgtgtcagtgagctgtagcacaggcagtgtgtctgtgcgctgTAGCgcagtcagtgtgtcagtgagctGTAGCACAGGCAGCGCACGCTGTTCTGGGCGAGGCCTTATGTGGAGAGGTCTAAGACGCGCGCGTGCGGTTGTGTCCCCTGCGCCACAGACGAGCCCATGTACCGCTGCGAGGACTGCGACGAGCTCTTCCCCTCCAAGCCGGACCTGCGGCGCCACCAGAAGTACTCCTGCAGCAGCGCCGGCTGCCTGTTCGACGCGCTGGGCGACGACTTCAAGCAGGAGCGCGAGGACAGCGACGGGCCCGTGCACGAGTGCAAGGACTGCGAGAAGATCTTCCCCAACGAGTACAGGTCAGTCCCGGCCTGCCTGAGCCTCGTCTGTGTCTCACTGTCCGGGGGGCAGGTCTGCTGCTAGCTAGCGAGCACGCTATTTCCATAAAAAAATCTTAACTGTGttaattaatgattaatgagCATGCAGAAATGAAGAGCTATACTGTAGGTGGCTCACCTGCATGGtggtctctctgctctccctAGTCTCGGCCAGCACATGATCGTCCACACGGAAGAGCGCGAGTACAAGTGCGACCAGTGCCCCAAAGCCTTCAACTGGAAGTCCAACCTCATTCGCCATCAGATGTCACATGACAGTGGCAAGCGGTTCGAGTGCGAAAACTGTGACAAGGTATGGCCAAAGATTTCTGGGAACTCTTCCCTTATGAACGATGGCTAACACTGCCAGCCAGCCGCACTTGGGCTCgtaaggggggggtgggttcacTTCACTGCTTGGGgtgctgccgttgtacccttgagcaagctgtttaacctgaatcgcttcagtaaagtatccagctgtataaatggattgtaggTAAAAACGTAATTCCTTGTAATCCACTCCGGTCAAAAACTTCTGTTAACCCTTTcaagtgtgagatcacaaatgtgtaattagaatgttctcaactgaacgttctagtgctgatgtaacagtcaccactgttaactgaaagcaatggagttctagaactctgagTAAGAATGTTCCAAAATACCTCTTGAAAGGGGTAAATGGTGAgatgctgtgatgtcatgtaatgcgtgtgtctgtgtgccccccccccccccccccaggtcttcACAGACCCCAGTAACCTGCAGCGTCACATCCGCTCGCAGCACGTGGGGGCCCGCGCCCACACTTGCCCAGAATGTGGCAAGACCTTCGCCACCTCCTCTGGTCTCAAGCAGCACAAGCACATTCACAGCAGTGTCAAACCTTTCATCTGTAAGTGCCGGCCTCCTTGTCTAAGCCTCAGATATAATAGCGAGTGTCCAAAGGCCTTCCGTCTATCTCCACCCCAACCCAGTGACAGCTCTAATTTTATAGGTCAGAGCCCTAAATGAAAATTCTAGAGCaatttgttttgccttttttaaaattctctttcttttccatttcctgtttttttttttttttgcgttctTCTTCCTGAGTTGTTTTCCCTCCCACTTGCTTGTCTTCCACTGATGGGCCCAATTCCTCTTCAGCGGCACATGCAGATCTGACCTGCTTAAGATGGATGTCTGTGTCCAGCTCCCGTTTGACGGATGCTAAAACCAAGCCCTGTCCCCTCTCATTCTTTGCTTTGCTTTACATGTTCTATGTGTACTCGtgtgtacatatacatgtatatgcagTACTGCATACACATGTAGATGTATCCATGTATGCAATGTGTTTGCACTGAGTAATAGTAAATCTGATGTCTTAATTGATCATTAATTCATCTGCTAATGAATGAGTAATTGTGTTTGATAGCTTAAAATAGCTTAATCCCCTGGTGCTGCCTAACAAGATAGTAAATTAATTGGAATAATGCTTTGATTTACTAATCTTTTTGATCACCTGTTGAATGCAGCGCTTGCTTTGGTGACGAGCAGGGTGACAGTGCGTAGGTGGAATTAACGCGGGGACTGTGTGTTCTCTCAGGTGAGGTGTGTCACAAATCCTACACCCAGTTCTCCAACCTCTGCCGCCACAAACGAATGCACGCAGACTGTCGCACCCAGATCAAGTGCAAGGACTGCGGCCAGATGTTCAGCACTACCTCCTCCCTCAACAAGCACCGGCGCTTCTGCGAGGGCAAGAACCATTACGCCCCCGGGGGCATGTTCACGCCGGGCATCCCCATGACCTCCAGCCCCATCATGGGCAAGTCCAAATCCCACCAGGGCCTGAACCACGTCGGCCTGGGCTTCAGCGATTACTTCCCCTCGCGCCCGCACGCGGGCCTGCCCTTCTCCCCGACCCCGCCGGCCTTCCCCACGCTCTCGCACGGGTTCCCCGGCATCTTCCCCCCGTCGCTGTacccccggccccccctctTACCCCCGAGCCCCCTCCTGAAGAGTCCCCTCAACAGCAGCCAGGACGGGAAGCATCCCAGGGGCCCTCTGGACCCCGGCGGCCTCCACGTGGTCTCCTCTCTCAACAACAACGGCAACGGCGGCCACGGCAACCAGCTTGACGACAAGGCCGAGTCCAAGCTGGACGCCTCCTACCCGAACAGCAAGTCCAAGGTGAAAATGAGCGACGTGTCGGACGGGAGCGACCTGGAGGACGTGAACACCACCAGCGGGACAGACCTGGACACCACCACGGGGACGGTGTCGGGGTCGGACCTGGACAGTGACGCCGAGAGCGACCGCGACAAGGGCCGGCGGAAGGCGGCGCAGGAGCCCAAGCAGGACGACGTGAGCAGCAGCTCGGTGTCCATCTCCAGCTCGGGCAACCTGCCCTGCGACCGGCCGCTGCTGGCCTCCCACCACTCCTTCTTCCCGCCGCCCGACGAGCAGGCGCTGCCGCCCTCCGGCGCCGCCACCGACTCCATCAAGGCCATCGCCTCCATCGCCGAGAAGTACTTCGGCCCCGGCTTCATGGGCCTGCAGGAGAAGAAGATGGGCTCCCTGCCCTACCATTCCATGTTCCCCTTCCAGTTCCTGCCCAACTTCCCGCATTCCTTGTACCCCTTCACAGACCGCGCCCTGAACCCCGGAATGTTCTTCAAGGCGGAGCCCAAGTCTCCCAGGGAGCCCCTGCAGAAGATGGGGGTCCCCGGCGCCGAGTCGCCCTTCGACCTCACCGTCAAGCCCAAGGAGGCCAAGCTGCCGGTGCCCGCCAGCaagctggccccgcccaccagcacGCCCCTCCTGTCGGGGGAGGAGCCTCTGGACCTCAGCATCGGCAGCCGGAGCCGGGCCAGCCACAACGGGGGCACCCCGGAGAAGCGGAGGAACCACGTGTACGGCGGCGGAAAGGGGCTCCCCAAGGACGagcaccccgccctgcccccccagcaccaccaccacccccacccccacgtcctgcaccagcccctcccccagcaccagcagcccctcccccagccggCCCCGCCCCAGCAGCAGCCCTCCCTCCATTACGCCAAGCCCTCTCCCTTCTTCATGGATCCAATCTACAGGTATTTCAGCCCGAGAGCAGTAAAGCCTCCCATCTCATTCACCACCTCAGCTGCCATTTTCttctgcgtgtctgtgcatgtctgtgtgtgtatcagggttggggggggggggggtaaaactCAAAGGAAGCTTGTTTTAGGCTGATTGTAGATGAGCACTGAGTCCACTCTATGAACAGATGCCCTCAGGGCTGGGTCCTGTGAGAATGGCACGACCTCTGACCTTACGTACGTAACCCTTTGTCCTGTTGTCCAGCAGGGTGGAGAAGAGGAAGCTGATTGATCCTGTAGGGGCACTGAAAGAGAAATACctgcgcccctcccccctgctcttCCACCCGCAGGTAATGAAGCTCACCTGTAAAAGCTACACACGTCCTGCGACCATcctgcgtgtgtgcttgcgtcaTCGCACACGGGTACATGGGTCCGGCTGCAAGGCGACTAGAAGGGTACAGCTGAGCAACAGTTACATCATGACTCAAATCAGCGTGGTACCTGTTCATTTTTGGGTTCCTGAAGCTTCACTCTATCGTCACTAAACGCAGTGTGCCTCGTGTGGAAGGTCACATGGTTCAGCTTTCAGACAAGCCGGGGAACAGTGTGCACTTTTTAGTGTCCATTGCCTCATTCCTTTATGGGCTCATAATGCCCATAGTCACACTGAATTTCCATAGCGCACATGGTTTTTCCTTGAATATAAAAGAGGTCCATTTTATGGGAAAGAGCCCCGTTCGGCCATTATTCTTTCCCTGTTATAAACTCGGGTCGCTCCTCAGTGGGCACGTGCTAAAATGGTGACAAAAAGTCCGTTCTTTTAgtgaatgtatattttttctttttaagccACACGGGCTCCATACATTAGATGTGCCAAAACAATAAGAAAGTCATTGCCTCCCGTGAGCCCACGACCTGAGACATTATTTGCTGCTTTAAAGATCAGCCTCATTGTTTTTCCATGGGAAAGCCATTCCCACCATCAATTGGCAAtatcaataatgataataataataagaataataataataatctctagAATGGAGGCGAGCTATCCCACAGGCCGCTCGGTAAGGCTAA encodes:
- the prdm16 gene encoding histone-lysine N-methyltransferase PRDM16 isoform X5, producing the protein MFYLMTITEGLKQGYEAAEVPTEALARDCPIRHETGGDVRTVYPSTTCKAQIQPSCNLLGLNLDLVNGRRLQNDSEAADNMYERDPSLPAGESAEEETEDSIMSPIPVGPPSPLPNNQDFTPKEGSPYEVPVYIPDDIPIPGDLELRESSVPGAGLGIWAKAKIRLGERFGPYSGTRSAAVKETTFGWEQMLNDHEVSTQDNSIKKAVGDMDNVKFCVDSSLEGTECWVKYVRTAPSLEEQNLAVCHLSDEQIYYKAIRDIEVGEELLVYMKDGVFPEGTMAPHLEDEPMYRCEDCDELFPSKPDLRRHQKYSCSSAGCLFDALGDDFKQEREDSDGPVHECKDCEKIFPNEYSLGQHMIVHTEEREYKCDQCPKAFNWKSNLIRHQMSHDSGKRFECENCDKVFTDPSNLQRHIRSQHVGARAHTCPECGKTFATSSGLKQHKHIHSSVKPFICKCRPPCLSLRYNSECPKAFRLSPPQPSDSSNFIGEVCHKSYTQFSNLCRHKRMHADCRTQIKCKDCGQMFSTTSSLNKHRRFCEGKNHYAPGGMFTPGIPMTSSPIMGKSKSHQGLNHVGLGFSDYFPSRPHAGLPFSPTPPAFPTLSHGFPGIFPPSLYPRPPLLPPSPLLKSPLNSSQDGKHPRGPLDPGGLHVVSSLNNNGNGGHGNQLDDKAESKLDASYPNSKSKVKMSDVSDGSDLEDVNTTSGTDLDTTTGTVSGSDLDSDAESDRDKGRRKAAQEPKQDDVSSSSVSISSSGNLPCDRPLLASHHSFFPPPDEQALPPSGAATDSIKAIASIAEKYFGPGFMGLQEKKMGSLPYHSMFPFQFLPNFPHSLYPFTDRALNPGMFFKAEPKSPREPLQKMGVPGAESPFDLTVKPKEAKLPVPASKLAPPTSTPLLSGEEPLDLSIGSRSRASHNGGTPEKRRNHVYGGGKGLPKDEHPALPPQHHHHPHPHVLHQPLPQHQQPLPQPAPPQQQPSLHYAKPSPFFMDPIYSRVEKRKLIDPVGALKEKYLRPSPLLFHPQMSAIENMTEKLESFSSLKLDAPGSLQHSSHHLFNFRSPPPSLSDAILRKGKERYTCRYCGKIFPRSANLTRHLRTHTGEQPYRCKYCDRSFSISSNLQRHVRNIHNKEKPFKCHLCNRCFGQQTNLDRHLKKHEHENIPVSQHSGILSNLGTNISSPNSETDNHALLDEKEDSYFSEIRNFISNSELNQASSSTDKRPDLQEEERPQSHAFPNSKLSGRAAEEEDEEAEGDDEDEDGSLTEKSQDEAASPAALPQGTFEDEEEPASLSMSYEHTRRLMQ
- the prdm16 gene encoding histone-lysine N-methyltransferase PRDM16 isoform X1; protein product: MFYLMTITEGLKQGYEAAEVPTEALARDCPIRHETGGDVRTVYPSTTCKAQIQPSCNLLGLNLDLVNGRRLQNDSEAADNMYERDPSLPAGESAEEETEDSIMSPIPVGPPSPLPNNQDFTPKEGSPYEVPVYIPDDIPIPGDLELRESSVPGAGLGIWAKAKIRLGERFGPYSGTRSAAVKETTFGWEQMLNDHEVSTQDNSIKKAVGDMDNVKFCVDSSLEGTECWVKYVRTAPSLEEQNLAVCHLSDEQIYYKAIRDIEVGEELLVYMKDGVFPEGTMAPHLEDEPMYRCEDCDELFPSKPDLRRHQKYSCSSAGCLFDALGDDFKQEREDSDGPVHECKDCEKIFPNEYSLGQHMIVHTEEREYKCDQCPKAFNWKSNLIRHQMSHDSGKRFECENCDKVFTDPSNLQRHIRSQHVGARAHTCPECGKTFATSSGLKQHKHIHSSVKPFICKCRPPCLSLRYNSECPKAFRLSPPQPSDSSNFIGEVCHKSYTQFSNLCRHKRMHADCRTQIKCKDCGQMFSTTSSLNKHRRFCEGKNHYAPGGMFTPGIPMTSSPIMGKSKSHQGLNHVGLGFSDYFPSRPHAGLPFSPTPPAFPTLSHGFPGIFPPSLYPRPPLLPPSPLLKSPLNSSQDGKHPRGPLDPGGLHVVSSLNNNGNGGHGNQLDDKAESKLDASYPNSKSKVKMSDVSDGSDLEDVNTTSGTDLDTTTGTVSGSDLDSDAESDRDKGRRKAAQEPKQDDVSSSSVSISSSGNLPCDRPLLASHHSFFPPPDEQALPPSGAATDSIKAIASIAEKYFGPGFMGLQEKKMGSLPYHSMFPFQFLPNFPHSLYPFTDRALNPGMFFKAEPKSPREPLQKMGVPGAESPFDLTVKPKEAKLPVPASKLAPPTSTPLLSGEEPLDLSIGSRSRASHNGGTPEKRRNHVYGGGKGLPKDEHPALPPQHHHHPHPHVLHQPLPQHQQPLPQPAPPQQQPSLHYAKPSPFFMDPIYSRVEKRKLIDPVGALKEKYLRPSPLLFHPQMSAIENMTEKLESFSSLKLDAPGSLQHSSHHLFNFRSPPPSLSDAILRKGKERYTCRYCGKIFPRSANLTRHLRTHTGEQPYRCKYCDRSFSISSNLQRHVRNIHNKEKPFKCHLCNRCFGQQTNLDRHLKKHEHENIPVSQHSGILSNLGTNISSPNSETDNHALLDEKEDSYFSEIRNFISNSELNQASSSTDKRPDLQEEERPQSHAFPNSKLSGRAAEEEDEEAEGDDEDEDGSLTEKSQDEAASPAALPQGTFEDEEEPASLSMSYEHTRRCIEEEDAGLLDLDPLPSFNKGLDLHKATEEPFDVKDIFNTSLESEALKETLYRQAKTQAYAMMLSLSENNPLHASSQNSLDAWLNMGGGTSETSSFHPLNHI
- the prdm16 gene encoding histone-lysine N-methyltransferase PRDM16 isoform X2, translated to MFYLMTITEGLKQGYEAAEVPTEALARDCPIRHETGGDVRTVYPSTTCKAQIQPSCNLLGLNLDLVNGRRLQNDSEAADNMYERDPSLPAGESAEEETEDSIMSPIPVGPPSPLPNNQDFTPKEGSPYEVPVYIPDDIPIPGDLELRESSVPGAGLGIWAKAKIRLGERFGPYSGTRSAAVKETTFGWEQMLNDHEVSTQDNSIKKAVGDMDNVKFCVDSSLEGTECWVKYVRTAPSLEEQNLAVCHLSDEQIYYKAIRDIEVGEELLVYMKDGVFPEGTMAPHLEDEPMYRCEDCDELFPSKPDLRRHQKYSCSSAGCLFDALGDDFKQEREDSDGPVHECKDCEKIFPNEYSLGQHMIVHTEEREYKCDQCPKAFNWKSNLIRHQMSHDSGKRFECENCDKVFTDPSNLQRHIRSQHVGARAHTCPECGKTFATSSGLKQHKHIHSSVKPFICEVCHKSYTQFSNLCRHKRMHADCRTQIKCKDCGQMFSTTSSLNKHRRFCEGKNHYAPGGMFTPGIPMTSSPIMGKSKSHQGLNHVGLGFSDYFPSRPHAGLPFSPTPPAFPTLSHGFPGIFPPSLYPRPPLLPPSPLLKSPLNSSQDGKHPRGPLDPGGLHVVSSLNNNGNGGHGNQLDDKAESKLDASYPNSKSKVKMSDVSDGSDLEDVNTTSGTDLDTTTGTVSGSDLDSDAESDRDKGRRKAAQEPKQDDVSSSSVSISSSGNLPCDRPLLASHHSFFPPPDEQALPPSGAATDSIKAIASIAEKYFGPGFMGLQEKKMGSLPYHSMFPFQFLPNFPHSLYPFTDRALNPGMFFKAEPKSPREPLQKMGVPGAESPFDLTVKPKEAKLPVPASKLAPPTSTPLLSGEEPLDLSIGSRSRASHNGGTPEKRRNHVYGGGKGLPKDEHPALPPQHHHHPHPHVLHQPLPQHQQPLPQPAPPQQQPSLHYAKPSPFFMDPIYSRVEKRKLIDPVGALKEKYLRPSPLLFHPQMSAIENMTEKLESFSSLKLDAPGSLQHSSHHLFNFRSPPPSLSDAILRKGKERYTCRYCGKIFPRSANLTRHLRTHTGEQPYRCKYCDRSFSISSNLQRHVRNIHNKEKPFKCHLCNRCFGQQTNLDRHLKKHEHENIPVSQHSGILSNLGTNISSPNSETDNHALLDEKEDSYFSEIRNFISNSELNQASSSTDKRPDLQEEERPQSHAFPNSKLSGRAAEEEDEEAEGDDEDEDGSLTEKSQDEAASPAALPQGTFEDEEEPASLSMSYEHTRRCIEEEDAGLLDLDPLPSFNKGLDLHKATEEPFDVKDIFNTSLESEALKETLYRQAKTQAYAMMLSLSENNPLHASSQNSLDAWLNMGGGTSETSSFHPLNHI
- the prdm16 gene encoding histone-lysine N-methyltransferase PRDM16 isoform X4 gives rise to the protein MSAFDDSEAADNMYERDPSLPAGESAEEETEDSIMSPIPVGPPSPLPNNQDFTPKEGSPYEVPVYIPDDIPIPGDLELRESSVPGAGLGIWAKAKIRLGERFGPYSGTRSAAVKETTFGWEQMLNDHEVSTQDNSIKKAVGDMDNVKFCVDSSLEGTECWVKYVRTAPSLEEQNLAVCHLSDEQIYYKAIRDIEVGEELLVYMKDGVFPEGTMAPHLEDEPMYRCEDCDELFPSKPDLRRHQKYSCSSAGCLFDALGDDFKQEREDSDGPVHECKDCEKIFPNEYSLGQHMIVHTEEREYKCDQCPKAFNWKSNLIRHQMSHDSGKRFECENCDKVFTDPSNLQRHIRSQHVGARAHTCPECGKTFATSSGLKQHKHIHSSVKPFICKCRPPCLSLRYNSECPKAFRLSPPQPSDSSNFIGEVCHKSYTQFSNLCRHKRMHADCRTQIKCKDCGQMFSTTSSLNKHRRFCEGKNHYAPGGMFTPGIPMTSSPIMGKSKSHQGLNHVGLGFSDYFPSRPHAGLPFSPTPPAFPTLSHGFPGIFPPSLYPRPPLLPPSPLLKSPLNSSQDGKHPRGPLDPGGLHVVSSLNNNGNGGHGNQLDDKAESKLDASYPNSKSKVKMSDVSDGSDLEDVNTTSGTDLDTTTGTVSGSDLDSDAESDRDKGRRKAAQEPKQDDVSSSSVSISSSGNLPCDRPLLASHHSFFPPPDEQALPPSGAATDSIKAIASIAEKYFGPGFMGLQEKKMGSLPYHSMFPFQFLPNFPHSLYPFTDRALNPGMFFKAEPKSPREPLQKMGVPGAESPFDLTVKPKEAKLPVPASKLAPPTSTPLLSGEEPLDLSIGSRSRASHNGGTPEKRRNHVYGGGKGLPKDEHPALPPQHHHHPHPHVLHQPLPQHQQPLPQPAPPQQQPSLHYAKPSPFFMDPIYSRVEKRKLIDPVGALKEKYLRPSPLLFHPQMSAIENMTEKLESFSSLKLDAPGSLQHSSHHLFNFRSPPPSLSDAILRKGKERYTCRYCGKIFPRSANLTRHLRTHTGEQPYRCKYCDRSFSISSNLQRHVRNIHNKEKPFKCHLCNRCFGQQTNLDRHLKKHEHENIPVSQHSGILSNLGTNISSPNSETDNHALLDEKEDSYFSEIRNFISNSELNQASSSTDKRPDLQEEERPQSHAFPNSKLSGRAAEEEDEEAEGDDEDEDGSLTEKSQDEAASPAALPQGTFEDEEEPASLSMSYEHTRRCIEEEDAGLLDLDPLPSFNKGLDLHKATEEPFDVKDIFNTSLESEALKETLYRQAKTQAYAMMLSLSENNPLHASSQNSLDAWLNMGGGTSETSSFHPLNHI
- the prdm16 gene encoding histone-lysine N-methyltransferase PRDM16 isoform X6; protein product: MGCVVNSTGTELLFQLEAAQLSQLRHLTENKKIYYKAIRDIEVGEELLVYMKDGVFPEGTMAPHLEDEPMYRCEDCDELFPSKPDLRRHQKYSCSSAGCLFDALGDDFKQEREDSDGPVHECKDCEKIFPNEYSLGQHMIVHTEEREYKCDQCPKAFNWKSNLIRHQMSHDSGKRFECENCDKVFTDPSNLQRHIRSQHVGARAHTCPECGKTFATSSGLKQHKHIHSSVKPFICKCRPPCLSLRYNSECPKAFRLSPPQPSDSSNFIGEVCHKSYTQFSNLCRHKRMHADCRTQIKCKDCGQMFSTTSSLNKHRRFCEGKNHYAPGGMFTPGIPMTSSPIMGKSKSHQGLNHVGLGFSDYFPSRPHAGLPFSPTPPAFPTLSHGFPGIFPPSLYPRPPLLPPSPLLKSPLNSSQDGKHPRGPLDPGGLHVVSSLNNNGNGGHGNQLDDKAESKLDASYPNSKSKVKMSDVSDGSDLEDVNTTSGTDLDTTTGTVSGSDLDSDAESDRDKGRRKAAQEPKQDDVSSSSVSISSSGNLPCDRPLLASHHSFFPPPDEQALPPSGAATDSIKAIASIAEKYFGPGFMGLQEKKMGSLPYHSMFPFQFLPNFPHSLYPFTDRALNPGMFFKAEPKSPREPLQKMGVPGAESPFDLTVKPKEAKLPVPASKLAPPTSTPLLSGEEPLDLSIGSRSRASHNGGTPEKRRNHVYGGGKGLPKDEHPALPPQHHHHPHPHVLHQPLPQHQQPLPQPAPPQQQPSLHYAKPSPFFMDPIYSRVEKRKLIDPVGALKEKYLRPSPLLFHPQMSAIENMTEKLESFSSLKLDAPGSLQHSSHHLFNFRSPPPSLSDAILRKGKERYTCRYCGKIFPRSANLTRHLRTHTGEQPYRCKYCDRSFSISSNLQRHVRNIHNKEKPFKCHLCNRCFGQQTNLDRHLKKHEHENIPVSQHSGILSNLGTNISSPNSETDNHALLDEKEDSYFSEIRNFISNSELNQASSSTDKRPDLQEEERPQSHAFPNSKLSGRAAEEEDEEAEGDDEDEDGSLTEKSQDEAASPAALPQGTFEDEEEPASLSMSYEHTRRCIEEEDAGLLDLDPLPSFNKGLDLHKATEEPFDVKDIFNTSLESEALKETLYRQAKTQAYAMMLSLSENNPLHASSQNSLDAWLNMGGGTSETSSFHPLNHI
- the prdm16 gene encoding histone-lysine N-methyltransferase PRDM16 isoform X3; this translates as MRSKARARKLAKNDSEAADNMYERDPSLPAGESAEEETEDSIMSPIPVGPPSPLPNNQDFTPKEGSPYEVPVYIPDDIPIPGDLELRESSVPGAGLGIWAKAKIRLGERFGPYSGTRSAAVKETTFGWEQMLNDHEVSTQDNSIKKAVGDMDNVKFCVDSSLEGTECWVKYVRTAPSLEEQNLAVCHLSDEQIYYKAIRDIEVGEELLVYMKDGVFPEGTMAPHLEDEPMYRCEDCDELFPSKPDLRRHQKYSCSSAGCLFDALGDDFKQEREDSDGPVHECKDCEKIFPNEYSLGQHMIVHTEEREYKCDQCPKAFNWKSNLIRHQMSHDSGKRFECENCDKVFTDPSNLQRHIRSQHVGARAHTCPECGKTFATSSGLKQHKHIHSSVKPFICKCRPPCLSLRYNSECPKAFRLSPPQPSDSSNFIGEVCHKSYTQFSNLCRHKRMHADCRTQIKCKDCGQMFSTTSSLNKHRRFCEGKNHYAPGGMFTPGIPMTSSPIMGKSKSHQGLNHVGLGFSDYFPSRPHAGLPFSPTPPAFPTLSHGFPGIFPPSLYPRPPLLPPSPLLKSPLNSSQDGKHPRGPLDPGGLHVVSSLNNNGNGGHGNQLDDKAESKLDASYPNSKSKVKMSDVSDGSDLEDVNTTSGTDLDTTTGTVSGSDLDSDAESDRDKGRRKAAQEPKQDDVSSSSVSISSSGNLPCDRPLLASHHSFFPPPDEQALPPSGAATDSIKAIASIAEKYFGPGFMGLQEKKMGSLPYHSMFPFQFLPNFPHSLYPFTDRALNPGMFFKAEPKSPREPLQKMGVPGAESPFDLTVKPKEAKLPVPASKLAPPTSTPLLSGEEPLDLSIGSRSRASHNGGTPEKRRNHVYGGGKGLPKDEHPALPPQHHHHPHPHVLHQPLPQHQQPLPQPAPPQQQPSLHYAKPSPFFMDPIYSRVEKRKLIDPVGALKEKYLRPSPLLFHPQMSAIENMTEKLESFSSLKLDAPGSLQHSSHHLFNFRSPPPSLSDAILRKGKERYTCRYCGKIFPRSANLTRHLRTHTGEQPYRCKYCDRSFSISSNLQRHVRNIHNKEKPFKCHLCNRCFGQQTNLDRHLKKHEHENIPVSQHSGILSNLGTNISSPNSETDNHALLDEKEDSYFSEIRNFISNSELNQASSSTDKRPDLQEEERPQSHAFPNSKLSGRAAEEEDEEAEGDDEDEDGSLTEKSQDEAASPAALPQGTFEDEEEPASLSMSYEHTRRCIEEEDAGLLDLDPLPSFNKGLDLHKATEEPFDVKDIFNTSLESEALKETLYRQAKTQAYAMMLSLSENNPLHASSQNSLDAWLNMGGGTSETSSFHPLNHI